From the Cryptomeria japonica chromosome 2, Sugi_1.0, whole genome shotgun sequence genome, one window contains:
- the LOC131028033 gene encoding peroxiredoxin Q, chloroplastic, translating into MALSLLSLPKYVLPFNAAPTAYMKPHGLESCSPNTVLSSGSSQLFGTKITITPARYKPTAIQSKRMIVYAAKVAKGSVPPPFNLKDQEGRIVSLSKFKGKPVVLYFYPGDETPGCTKEACAFRDSYEKFKKAGADVIGISADGPESHKAFAKKYRLPFTLLSDEGNKVRKEWGVPGDFFGSLPGRETYVLDKNGVVQLVYNNQFQPEKHVEETLKMLESL; encoded by the exons ATGGCATTATCATTGCTTTCTCTCCCAAAGTATGTATTACCTTTCAATGCTGCTCCCACAGCTTACATGAAGCCCCACGGATTGGAATCCTGCTCACCCAACACAGTACTCTCATCAGGGAGTTCTCAGCTATTCGGGACTAAAATCACCATAACACCAGCTCGGTATAAGCCCACAGCAATTCAGTCAAAGCGAATGATAGTTTATGCTGCTAAG GTAGCCAAAGGATCTGTGCCACCACCGTTTAACCTAAAAGACCAAGAGGGCCGAATCGTGAGTCTCTCCAAGTTCAAGGGCAAACCAGTGGTGCTCTACTTTTATCCTGGAGATGAAACCCCAGGCTGTACTAAAGAG GCTTGTGCTTTTAGAGACTCTTATGAGAAGTTCAAAAAGGCCGGTGCTGACGTTATTGGAATTAGTGCAGATGGCCCTGAATCTCACAAG GCCTTTGCAAAGAAATACAGGCTTCCTTTCACATTGCTAAGTGACGAAGGGAACAAGGTGAGAAAAGAATGGGGAGTTCCAGGGGACTTCTTTGGGTCACTGCCTGGCAGGGAGACGTATGTTCTTGACAAGAACGGAGTAGTCCAGCTTGTATATAACAACCAATTTCAGCCAGAGAAACATGTTGAGGAGACCCTTAAAATGCTCGAGAGTCTGTAA